The Kineothrix sp. MB12-C1 genome includes a window with the following:
- a CDS encoding recombinase family protein, which produces MSIKKILAEYIRLSQEDENEGESNSIRNQRELLNAFVESSPDLSQYEVVEFCDDGYSGTNFDRPGVKALLDEVREGNIQCIIVKDLSRFGRNYIDIGDYLEQIFPFLGVRFISVNDHFDSNDFDGTTGGLDVGFRNLIYSLYSKDLSQKVRSAKKNRMEKGEFISSHAPYGYAKSPENRKKLVVDEKAAAVVRRIFEMADEGKNAVQIANVLNAENIPTPYVYKRLMGCDRKFNVVGKTNYWLNTTVLTIIRDERYTGKMVNGKNRSPVVGCKHGKRIPKSEWIVVPNTHEPVVSAELFASVQDRFSAPQRIQKHTEVRPLMGKVKCGICRHVMRRSNSPSATAYYYCESHQYVADSDCTKDRISESSLTQMVLSVIHTQIKVILDMEQLFDRVKTQSHNDITALTERIKQLQAVLAKLGASKIKTYEKYRDGILDRESYTNQKADVSKQMAETDARITELEAILQSRYQENWQPCSIIESFKRYEGFTELSKEMADELIDSIYVYGNETIEIVWNHMDEYMRLVQCGEKGKLFR; this is translated from the coding sequence GTGAGTATCAAGAAAATCCTTGCCGAGTATATCCGGTTATCCCAAGAGGACGAGAACGAGGGTGAAAGCAACAGTATAAGAAACCAGCGGGAGCTTCTGAATGCCTTTGTGGAAAGCTCTCCAGACCTCTCACAGTATGAAGTGGTTGAGTTTTGCGATGACGGTTACAGCGGTACGAATTTTGACCGTCCGGGCGTGAAAGCTCTGCTGGATGAAGTGCGTGAGGGAAACATTCAGTGTATCATCGTAAAAGACTTGTCCCGTTTCGGAAGAAACTACATTGACATTGGAGATTATTTGGAGCAAATATTCCCCTTTTTAGGGGTGCGCTTTATCTCCGTAAACGACCATTTTGACAGCAATGACTTTGACGGTACGACCGGCGGACTTGATGTGGGTTTCAGAAACCTGATTTACTCCCTTTACAGCAAAGACCTTTCACAAAAGGTACGGAGTGCAAAAAAAAACCGCATGGAGAAAGGAGAATTCATCAGCAGCCATGCTCCTTATGGCTATGCGAAGTCGCCGGAAAACCGCAAGAAACTTGTGGTTGATGAAAAGGCTGCTGCTGTTGTCAGGCGTATCTTTGAGATGGCGGATGAGGGCAAAAACGCAGTCCAGATTGCCAATGTCCTGAACGCAGAAAACATTCCAACGCCATATGTCTATAAGCGGCTTATGGGCTGTGACCGTAAATTCAATGTGGTCGGAAAAACAAACTACTGGCTGAATACAACCGTCCTGACCATCATCCGTGACGAACGCTACACGGGGAAAATGGTAAACGGGAAAAACCGTAGCCCTGTTGTCGGGTGCAAGCACGGAAAACGCATCCCTAAAAGTGAGTGGATTGTCGTACCGAATACGCATGAACCTGTTGTTTCGGCAGAATTATTTGCTTCGGTTCAGGATCGCTTCTCTGCACCCCAAAGGATACAGAAGCACACAGAGGTCAGACCCCTGATGGGTAAAGTGAAATGTGGGATTTGTCGGCACGTTATGCGAAGAAGCAATAGTCCCTCGGCTACGGCATATTATTATTGTGAAAGCCATCAGTATGTAGCTGACAGCGACTGTACAAAAGACAGGATTTCCGAAAGCAGCCTGACACAGATGGTCTTATCCGTGATACATACGCAGATAAAGGTCATACTCGATATGGAACAGCTTTTTGACAGAGTCAAAACACAAAGCCATAATGACATAACCGCTCTGACAGAGCGCATTAAGCAGCTCCAAGCCGTCCTTGCCAAGTTGGGAGCATCCAAAATTAAGACGTATGAAAAATACAGGGACGGTATTTTGGACAGAGAGAGCTACACAAACCAAAAGGCTGATGTTAGCAAGCAGATGGCGGAAACAGACGCTCGAATCACAGAACTCGAAGCCATACTGCAAAGCCGTTATCAGGAAAACTGGCAGCCGTGTTCTATCATTGAGAGCTTCAAGAGATATGAGGGGTTTACGGAACTTTCTAAAGAAATGGCCGATGAGCTAATCGACAGCATCTATGTTTACGGAAATGAAACGATTGAAATTGTATGGAACCATATGGACGAGTATATGAGGCTTGTTCAGTGTGGTGAAAAGGGAAAGCTATTTAGATGA